The following proteins are encoded in a genomic region of Candidatus Marinarcus aquaticus:
- a CDS encoding pyridoxal-phosphate-dependent aminotransferase family protein yields the protein MLLTPGPTPVPEFVRTAMADITIHHRTPEFEDIFAQTRELLLEIFDMPEAVMLASSGTGAMEACVTNLCHKKALTINSGKFGERFGKIAQAFNIDFTEIKNEWNTPVSVEAVVEAVKNDSDIDAIFIQLCESAGGLRHPVEQIAAEVKKINPSISIIADGITAIGVEKIDTTNLDAVITGSQKALMLPPGLAMIGLSNAAVEKINKKPAGYYLNLASEIKKQRENTTAYTATTTLIIGLKAILKHIKENGGFDALYAKTAQRAQATREALKAIGMDIYPTVPADAMTTVYTEASNDIRKLLKTKYNVNIAGGQDHLKGKIFRINHMGLVEDYEASWAVNAVELVLDELNIRPFDGTANKVFAQTMFKG from the coding sequence ATGTTATTAACTCCAGGACCAACGCCTGTACCAGAATTTGTACGAACAGCTATGGCGGATATAACTATACACCACAGAACTCCTGAATTTGAAGATATTTTTGCACAAACTAGAGAGTTACTTTTAGAGATTTTTGATATGCCAGAAGCAGTCATGTTGGCTTCAAGTGGAACAGGGGCAATGGAAGCATGTGTTACGAACCTTTGTCATAAAAAAGCACTGACGATAAACTCTGGAAAATTTGGTGAGCGATTTGGAAAAATTGCCCAAGCATTTAACATTGATTTTACGGAAATTAAAAACGAGTGGAATACACCAGTGAGTGTTGAAGCTGTTGTTGAAGCCGTTAAAAATGACAGTGATATTGATGCGATTTTTATTCAGCTTTGCGAAAGTGCTGGAGGATTACGACACCCAGTTGAGCAAATTGCAGCTGAGGTTAAGAAAATCAACCCAAGCATCTCAATCATTGCAGATGGGATTACTGCTATTGGGGTTGAGAAAATTGACACCACAAACTTAGATGCAGTCATTACTGGAAGTCAAAAAGCATTGATGCTTCCTCCCGGTTTAGCAATGATTGGTTTAAGCAACGCTGCGGTTGAAAAGATCAATAAAAAACCTGCAGGGTATTACTTGAACCTTGCAAGTGAGATTAAAAAACAACGAGAAAATACTACGGCCTATACAGCAACAACAACGTTGATTATTGGTCTTAAAGCAATTTTAAAACACATCAAAGAGAATGGTGGGTTTGATGCCCTTTATGCAAAAACAGCACAAAGAGCGCAAGCAACCAGAGAGGCTTTAAAAGCAATTGGTATGGATATCTATCCAACAGTACCAGCAGATGCAATGACCACTGTGTACACAGAAGCGTCAAACGACATTCGAAAGCTTTTAAAAACAAAGTACAACGTGAACATCGCGGGTGGTCAAGACCACTTAAAAGGGAAGATTTTTAGAATCAACCACATGGGATTGGTGGAAGATTATGAGGCTTCATGGGCAGTGAATGCCGTGGAACTTGTACTTGATGAATTGAACATTCGACCATTTGATGGTACAGCAAACAAAGTATTTGCACAAACAATGTTCAAAGGATAA
- the purM gene encoding phosphoribosylformylglycinamidine cyclo-ligase, producing the protein MATVSYKDAGVDIDAGNQFVENIKPHVKSTMIPGVLGGIGSFAGAFELPKGYKEPVILSGTDGVGTKLKLAIDSKKYDTVGIDLVAMCTNDLLCNFGEPLFFLDYYATAKLEVDEATDVVKGIAQGCIQSECALVGGETAEMPGMYKEGDFDLAGFCVGIAEKSELNRIERIAAGDQLIALPSSGIHSNGFSLVRKLLLEKLGMSLEDDFQGKPLKDVLLEPTRIYVKEFKANKENINALAHITGGGITENLPRVLPDDLKAVIKRDAIRVLPIFEFMGQHVELEEMYRTFNMGVGMILVVNPSNVDAVLANTDGYVIGEIATGTKGVEYI; encoded by the coding sequence ATGGCAACAGTAAGCTATAAAGACGCGGGCGTAGATATTGATGCAGGAAATCAGTTTGTAGAGAACATTAAACCTCACGTAAAATCAACGATGATACCAGGCGTACTTGGTGGAATTGGTTCATTTGCAGGTGCATTTGAACTGCCAAAAGGGTACAAAGAACCTGTTATTTTATCAGGAACAGACGGAGTAGGAACAAAGCTTAAATTGGCCATTGATTCAAAAAAATATGACACCGTTGGGATTGACTTAGTGGCAATGTGTACCAACGACTTGTTATGTAACTTTGGAGAGCCACTGTTCTTCTTAGACTACTATGCAACAGCGAAATTGGAAGTGGATGAAGCAACCGATGTGGTAAAAGGAATTGCCCAAGGTTGTATTCAAAGTGAGTGCGCACTTGTTGGGGGAGAAACTGCAGAGATGCCAGGAATGTACAAAGAGGGTGATTTTGACTTAGCAGGTTTTTGTGTAGGAATTGCAGAAAAATCAGAGCTGAACAGAATTGAAAGAATTGCTGCTGGTGATCAACTCATTGCCTTACCAAGTTCAGGAATTCACTCAAATGGATTCAGTTTGGTACGAAAACTTCTTTTAGAGAAATTGGGAATGTCTTTAGAAGATGATTTCCAAGGTAAACCTTTAAAAGATGTGTTACTGGAACCAACACGAATCTATGTAAAAGAGTTCAAAGCCAACAAAGAGAACATCAACGCTTTAGCACACATCACTGGTGGAGGTATTACTGAGAATTTACCACGAGTTTTACCGGATGATTTAAAAGCAGTGATTAAGCGAGATGCCATCCGAGTATTACCAATTTTTGAGTTCATGGGACAACACGTTGAACTTGAAGAGATGTATCGAACATTTAACATGGGAGTAGGGATGATTTTAGTCGTCAATCCTTCAAATGTAGATGCAGTTTTAGCCAACACAGATGGGTATGTGATTGGTGAAATTGCAACAGGTACAAAAGGTGTAGAATACATCTAA
- a CDS encoding spermidine synthase: MSSIENKNFDFNEMMVHVPLCTHADPQNVLIVGNVDEEFKKEISKHTVQPEFGDASIITSKDEKNIDVIIIASDEMDATLLANIQRILKDDGLIAFKTTSFHKDEAKLKADIQLVAEHFWIAMPYRFGHDTAVLASKKYHPTADIILQKSDLLTDVNYYSTEVHHASFVFPAFIHRKLTGIAKR, translated from the coding sequence ATGTCAAGCATTGAAAATAAAAATTTCGATTTTAATGAAATGATGGTACATGTTCCACTGTGTACGCATGCTGACCCACAAAACGTGTTGATTGTAGGGAACGTAGATGAAGAGTTCAAAAAAGAGATTTCAAAACACACCGTTCAACCAGAGTTTGGGGATGCGTCAATCATTACTTCAAAAGATGAAAAAAATATTGATGTCATTATCATCGCTTCAGATGAAATGGATGCCACACTATTAGCAAATATTCAAAGAATTTTAAAAGACGATGGTCTGATTGCATTTAAAACAACCAGTTTTCACAAAGACGAAGCAAAATTAAAAGCAGACATTCAACTTGTAGCTGAGCACTTCTGGATTGCAATGCCATACAGATTTGGTCACGATACAGCGGTACTTGCTTCAAAAAAATATCACCCAACAGCAGATATTATTTTACAAAAATCTGATTTGTTAACAGACGTGAACTACTACTCAACTGAAGTACACCACGCTTCATTTGTCTTCCCTGCATTTATCCACAGAAAACTTACGGGAATTGCAAAAAGATAA
- the coaE gene encoding dephospho-CoA kinase (Dephospho-CoA kinase (CoaE) performs the final step in coenzyme A biosynthesis.) has protein sequence MNNETFKHAIALTGGIATGKSTVCSLLKLHGFLTIDADKIAHKLLDQHSSTIASMFGEQYVENGKVLRKELGKIIFSNEEEKLKLEAFIHPLIKEEIEKEAVVFEKAGKPYFVDIPLFFEKMHYPIPKSVVVYTPKDLQVKRLMKRDNISQEEALLKISNQMDIEKKKELADLVIDNSSSLVHLQDEVERIKGELV, from the coding sequence ATGAATAACGAAACATTTAAACACGCAATTGCACTCACAGGAGGAATTGCTACGGGAAAAAGCACCGTATGCAGCCTCCTGAAACTGCACGGTTTTTTAACCATCGATGCCGATAAAATTGCCCATAAATTGCTGGATCAACACAGTTCTACCATTGCTTCAATGTTTGGAGAGCAGTATGTTGAAAATGGAAAAGTATTACGAAAAGAGTTAGGAAAAATCATCTTCTCCAATGAAGAAGAGAAACTCAAGCTGGAAGCCTTTATTCACCCTTTGATTAAAGAAGAGATTGAAAAAGAGGCGGTTGTTTTTGAAAAAGCGGGGAAACCTTACTTTGTAGATATTCCTCTGTTTTTTGAAAAGATGCATTACCCTATTCCTAAAAGTGTGGTGGTTTATACCCCTAAAGATTTACAAGTAAAGCGACTGATGAAACGAGATAACATCTCACAAGAGGAAGCTTTACTTAAAATCAGTAACCAAATGGACATCGAAAAGAAAAAAGAGTTGGCCGATTTGGTCATTGACAATTCAAGCTCATTGGTGCATCTGCAAGATGAAGTTGAACGAATAAAAGGAGAGTTGGTATGA